A window of Terriglobus sp. RCC_193 contains these coding sequences:
- a CDS encoding protease pro-enzyme activation domain-containing protein has translation MTHASAFPRRFRSVIAAVVLFAAAVFPALAAGQVARRLYSLPSSSDPRVSLPATVSPRVKTASVLGHLGGETQLTGMSLVLKPTDAQAAALQQLLVDQQNPSSPQYHKWLTPQTFGEQFGLSDADLSIVKDWLSSKGFTVDEVAPSRNRIVFSGTASAVESAFTTTLQRFHRADQDYFENSTAISLPQSLAGVVSGITGISSYHIQPIQKSPLVSPLYTATSGSHYLVPWDFRQIFGMNTLISQGYDGTGIKIGVIGQSSVTSAQLTYFQQLTGQTQKLPTMVLVPNTGSSGQLSASDEQESELDLEYASGSAPGAQVLFIYTGTSTATTNNGVFTAMIYAITNNLAPILTLSYGACENEASSYATTVLEPVLAQASSQGQTILVSSGDWGPTACETPNSAGVVAVAQGGLSVSYPASSPNVTAVGGTTLTGTTSQYWSSPNNSYGGSAVGYIPETAWNDSAVVGSLSASGGGASAIFGKPSWQAGTGVLSDAHRDVPDVAFPSSAQTNGYLVCVVGTYQCTNGSTFGNSSGAWIYGGTSAAAPNFAAMLAIVEQATGNTGGLGNINTKLYTLAAGSSSTSVFHDITTGNNAVTCKGGTTGCSSTSASASGTMGYSAGTGYDMVTGLGSLDASGLATALKSSTGTSGKLTPTVSLSAGNSTPAGGTTDLLTVTVGGSGSTPTGSVVLSIDGTSVTTFTSAASSNTYTYTVPACTTTTASTCIHSATALYAGDTNYYSASSTINLTVTSTATVTSIALTPAASTLTVTSGSTGTDVLTIASTGFAGTVSFKVSTTASLTGCYSLPSATVAANASATSTLTLYTSSASCASASATSVSSKFASSSLPAHGPWQRGGVAVLAAGFVGAFFLRKRIRPVTLLLVLLSAAAIGLSGCGGSSSTTSTSGTTAAKGSYPLTITATGVPSNGAASITATTTVTLVVQ, from the coding sequence ATGACGCATGCCTCAGCCTTCCCCCGCCGTTTCCGCAGCGTGATCGCCGCTGTGGTTTTGTTCGCCGCAGCTGTGTTTCCCGCACTTGCAGCAGGCCAGGTAGCGCGACGGTTATATTCGCTGCCCTCGTCGTCAGACCCCCGCGTCTCGCTGCCAGCCACCGTCTCGCCGCGCGTCAAGACGGCCTCCGTTCTGGGCCACCTCGGCGGCGAAACCCAGCTCACCGGCATGTCGCTGGTTCTGAAGCCGACCGATGCGCAGGCCGCCGCCTTGCAACAACTGCTCGTGGATCAGCAGAACCCGTCTTCGCCGCAATATCACAAGTGGCTCACACCGCAGACCTTTGGCGAACAATTCGGTCTGTCCGATGCTGACCTCAGCATCGTAAAAGACTGGCTCTCGTCCAAGGGTTTTACCGTGGACGAGGTAGCGCCCAGCCGCAACCGCATCGTCTTCTCCGGCACCGCATCGGCAGTGGAGAGCGCCTTCACCACCACCCTGCAGCGCTTCCACCGCGCCGACCAGGACTACTTTGAGAACAGCACCGCCATCAGCCTGCCGCAGTCCCTGGCAGGCGTGGTCAGCGGCATCACCGGCATCAGCAGCTACCACATCCAGCCCATCCAGAAGTCACCGCTTGTCTCTCCCTTATATACAGCTACTTCAGGCTCGCACTATCTGGTGCCATGGGATTTCCGGCAGATTTTTGGCATGAACACCTTGATTTCCCAAGGTTATGACGGCACGGGAATCAAGATCGGCGTCATCGGTCAGTCCTCCGTTACCTCGGCGCAGCTTACTTATTTCCAGCAACTCACCGGGCAGACACAGAAGCTTCCCACTATGGTCTTGGTGCCGAACACCGGCAGTTCAGGCCAATTGAGCGCGAGTGATGAACAGGAGAGCGAGTTAGATCTGGAGTATGCCAGTGGCTCCGCACCTGGGGCGCAGGTGCTTTTTATTTACACCGGTACCAGTACAGCCACCACAAACAATGGCGTCTTTACAGCAATGATCTACGCCATCACCAACAATCTGGCGCCCATCCTCACATTGAGTTACGGAGCTTGCGAGAACGAAGCTTCCTCTTATGCCACCACAGTGCTTGAGCCCGTGCTGGCGCAGGCGAGTAGTCAGGGCCAGACCATCCTCGTTTCCTCGGGTGACTGGGGCCCGACTGCATGCGAAACGCCTAACAGCGCTGGCGTCGTTGCCGTCGCGCAGGGCGGACTATCCGTCTCCTATCCGGCATCATCACCGAATGTAACGGCGGTCGGAGGAACCACGCTGACCGGAACCACCTCCCAGTATTGGAGTTCCCCCAATAACAGCTACGGCGGCTCCGCTGTGGGATACATACCGGAAACCGCATGGAATGACTCTGCTGTGGTCGGATCACTTTCTGCCAGCGGCGGCGGCGCCAGCGCAATCTTCGGAAAACCTTCCTGGCAAGCCGGAACAGGGGTTCTTTCAGACGCACACCGTGACGTACCCGACGTCGCTTTTCCATCCTCCGCACAGACCAACGGATATCTCGTCTGCGTTGTCGGAACCTATCAATGCACGAATGGTTCGACCTTCGGGAATTCTTCCGGTGCTTGGATCTACGGAGGCACATCGGCAGCCGCGCCAAACTTTGCTGCGATGCTGGCTATCGTTGAGCAGGCCACTGGAAACACCGGTGGCCTTGGCAACATCAACACCAAGCTCTACACATTAGCCGCTGGCAGCAGCAGCACCAGCGTCTTCCACGACATCACCACCGGCAACAACGCCGTAACCTGCAAGGGAGGCACGACTGGCTGCTCTTCCACCAGTGCCAGCGCCAGCGGCACCATGGGCTACAGCGCCGGTACAGGCTATGACATGGTCACCGGTCTTGGTTCGCTCGATGCCAGCGGCCTGGCCACGGCACTCAAGTCCTCCACCGGCACCAGCGGAAAGCTGACACCTACCGTAAGCCTCAGCGCGGGCAATAGTACGCCCGCGGGTGGCACCACGGATCTTTTGACCGTCACGGTCGGCGGCTCTGGCTCCACGCCTACCGGTTCCGTAGTGCTGTCCATCGACGGCACCAGCGTTACTACCTTCACATCGGCCGCGAGCAGCAACACTTACACCTACACGGTGCCGGCCTGTACCACAACCACAGCCAGCACCTGCATTCACTCTGCCACCGCGCTGTATGCCGGCGATACAAACTACTACAGCGCCAGCAGCACCATTAACCTCACTGTCACCTCTACGGCCACTGTCACTAGCATTGCTCTTACCCCCGCGGCGTCCACTCTTACCGTGACCAGCGGCAGCACCGGCACAGACGTCCTCACCATTGCCAGCACTGGCTTCGCCGGAACAGTTTCCTTCAAGGTAAGCACGACCGCCTCTCTCACCGGTTGCTATAGCCTGCCATCGGCCACCGTCGCGGCCAACGCATCGGCCACGTCCACCCTCACCTTGTACACCTCCTCGGCAAGCTGCGCCTCGGCCAGCGCCACGTCGGTGAGTTCAAAGTTTGCGTCCTCCTCGCTGCCCGCACATGGTCCTTGGCAGCGCGGTGGCGTAGCCGTTCTTGCGGCTGGATTCGTAGGAGCATTTTTCCTGCGGAAACGTATCCGTCCTGTGACGCTGCTGCTTGTACTGCTCTCTGCAGCAGCCATCGGCCTGTCCGGTTGCGGCGGCAGCAGCAGTACCACCTCGACCAGCGGCACAACCGCAGCGAAGGGCAGCTATCCCCTCACCATCACGGCCACAGGCGTTCCATCCAACGGTGCAGCCAGCATCACCGCCACCACCACGGTCACATTAGTAGTCCAGTAA